One window of Lawsonibacter asaccharolyticus genomic DNA carries:
- a CDS encoding AP endonuclease: MSHKYSLVHLTCISCPPPEFIRTAAAAGYDYVSLRTIPMGLPNEVPHLLTDRVLLKETRAASLETGVKINDTENARIFDGVNVQEYAPHLAAAAELGIKHILCNVWTANRSFYTKKFAELCQLAAQFDQDINLEFVTWAGITNLEQAAQLLRDVDLPNVGIVVDALHFHRSRVKLEELESLPKEWFRFMHLCDAVQEIPTDLDVLVHDGREERLYPGEGAIDLKGILSKLPENIVRGIEIPHSVRTAEIGFEAHARRALEYAKKYLE; encoded by the coding sequence TTGAGCCATAAATATTCTCTTGTACATTTAACCTGTATTTCATGTCCTCCGCCTGAGTTCATTCGGACGGCGGCAGCAGCTGGTTATGATTATGTTAGTCTCAGAACGATACCCATGGGGCTGCCCAATGAAGTTCCACATCTGCTCACAGACCGTGTACTCTTGAAAGAAACAAGGGCGGCCAGTTTAGAAACCGGTGTGAAAATTAATGATACCGAAAATGCCAGAATTTTTGACGGAGTAAATGTACAGGAGTATGCGCCACATCTAGCTGCCGCTGCAGAACTTGGGATTAAACATATTTTATGTAATGTTTGGACAGCAAACCGCTCTTTTTATACAAAGAAATTTGCCGAACTGTGCCAGTTAGCCGCACAATTTGACCAAGATATTAATTTAGAATTTGTCACATGGGCTGGTATTACGAATTTAGAGCAAGCTGCCCAGTTGCTGAGAGATGTTGATCTACCGAATGTTGGCATTGTAGTGGATGCACTACATTTCCATCGCTCCAGAGTTAAGCTGGAAGAATTAGAATCATTACCCAAAGAGTGGTTCCGCTTCATGCATCTGTGTGATGCCGTTCAGGAGATTCCAACTGATCTAGATGTCTTGGTACATGATGGTCGGGAGGAACGTCTCTATCCGGGAGAGGGAGCGATTGATCTCAAGGGAATTTTGTCCAAGCTTCCAGAAAATATTGTTCGGGGAATTGAGATACCGCACAGTGTTCGCACAGCAGAAATCGGATTTGAGGCGCATGCACGCCGAGCCCTGGAGTACGCAAAAAAATACTTGGAATAG
- a CDS encoding oxidoreductase NAD-binding domain protein, with product MFQKKTVTIGTIGAGYAAGLHASGFQRVCGLEIRLKTICDVRLDAAEKVKDSFGYEQAISDYEEMLSDPEIDVIDIVTPPFLHCTMAIQALQAGKHVICEKPLTGYFGQKGELNVGKNTPKSVMYREVMRDMDSLKAVVESSGRKFMYAENFVYAPPVQRAAQMLRAKKSKILYMRGELSLNGSSSPLAGKWSGTGGGILMRNGCHPIGGMLWLKQQEAKARGENIRVTSVVADCGVTTDCLLPEDKRHLLVKPEDVEDYSNVTITFSDGTKALAIASDTVLGGSQNYINVYSSDSALVCNITPTNMLESYFMDDDGLEDIEISQFMKHKTGWNKAWVNDEFVRGYTGELQNFMDSIAYDMIPDSGFSLAYDTARIVYAAYQSAEEGKRVNLDC from the coding sequence ATGTTTCAGAAAAAAACTGTAACCATTGGTACGATCGGTGCTGGCTATGCGGCAGGACTTCACGCAAGTGGATTTCAGCGTGTTTGTGGACTGGAAATCCGTCTGAAGACGATTTGTGATGTTCGACTGGATGCCGCAGAGAAAGTCAAGGATTCGTTTGGATATGAACAGGCAATCTCCGACTATGAGGAAATGCTTTCAGATCCGGAAATTGATGTGATCGATATCGTGACTCCTCCGTTTCTCCACTGTACAATGGCTATTCAAGCGCTCCAAGCAGGGAAGCATGTGATCTGCGAAAAGCCACTGACCGGATATTTCGGACAGAAAGGCGAACTGAATGTAGGTAAGAACACACCTAAATCTGTCATGTACCGGGAAGTCATGCGGGACATGGACAGTCTGAAAGCCGTGGTAGAGAGTAGCGGAAGAAAGTTTATGTATGCGGAAAACTTTGTCTATGCGCCGCCAGTGCAGCGTGCGGCCCAAATGCTTCGAGCAAAGAAGAGTAAGATTTTATATATGCGCGGAGAATTGAGCCTTAATGGTAGCAGTTCTCCCTTGGCTGGAAAATGGAGCGGGACTGGCGGCGGAATCTTAATGCGAAACGGCTGCCATCCAATTGGCGGAATGCTTTGGCTAAAGCAGCAGGAGGCAAAAGCGCGGGGAGAAAATATCCGGGTGACCAGCGTTGTAGCGGATTGTGGTGTGACCACTGACTGCCTGCTGCCAGAAGATAAGCGTCATCTTCTGGTAAAGCCTGAGGATGTGGAAGATTACAGTAATGTAACGATCACATTTTCTGATGGAACGAAAGCGTTGGCCATCGCTTCGGACACCGTATTGGGAGGCTCGCAAAATTATATCAATGTATACAGCAGTGACAGTGCTCTTGTATGTAATATTACTCCAACAAATATGCTTGAGAGCTATTTTATGGATGACGATGGCTTGGAGGATATCGAAATTTCGCAGTTCATGAAGCATAAAACTGGGTGGAATAAAGCTTGGGTCAATGATGAATTTGTCCGTGGTTATACTGGCGAACTGCAGAATTTTATGGACTCGATCGCATATGACATGATTCCGGATTCTGGATTCTCACTGGCGTACGATACAGCACGCATTGTATATGCAGCTTATCAATCGGCTGAGGAGGGAAAAAGAGTAAACCTAGATTGCTAA
- a CDS encoding stage III sporulation protein D translates to MKGNIEERACQLALYIIENRTTVRAAAQKFGISKSTVHMDIII, encoded by the coding sequence GTGAAAGGGAATATCGAGGAACGGGCCTGTCAGCTGGCCCTTTACATCATAGAGAACCGGACCACGGTCCGCGCGGCGGCACAGAAGTTCGGGATCAGCAAGTCCACGGTCCATATGGATATAATAATTTAG
- a CDS encoding biotin-[acetyl-CoA-carboxylase] ligase — MSRETVLSLLLAHPGEYLSGAAMSRTLGVSRAAVWKAIEALRQEGYEITSAPNRGYRLESAPDRVREGELSGHLAGCLVGSRLLCLDTIDSTNTEAKRQAMAGAPEGLVVLAEEQTGGRGRLGRSFQSPRGCGLYLTALLRPQLPPIEVVDFTAWVAVAVCDGIQAACGVRPRIKWTNDIVLEGKKLCGILTEMGLENEINALQYLVTGIGVNVNQRPEDFSPDVRPIAASLFNVLGRPVRRSELAVQIIRALDRMYSAFPQGKADYLARYRADCLTPGNRVQLITPASRTEATALSIDDEFRLVVEYDDGRREALSAGEVSVRGMYGYV; from the coding sequence TTGAGCCGAGAAACCGTTCTGTCCCTGCTGCTGGCGCACCCGGGGGAATATCTGTCCGGGGCGGCCATGAGCCGTACACTGGGCGTCAGCCGCGCCGCCGTGTGGAAGGCCATCGAGGCTCTCCGCCAGGAGGGATATGAGATCACCTCCGCCCCCAACCGGGGCTACCGCCTGGAGTCCGCCCCCGACCGGGTGCGGGAGGGGGAGCTGTCCGGCCACCTGGCCGGCTGTCTGGTGGGGAGCCGCCTGCTCTGTCTGGACACCATCGACTCCACCAACACGGAGGCCAAGCGCCAGGCTATGGCGGGCGCGCCGGAGGGCCTGGTGGTGCTGGCGGAGGAGCAGACCGGCGGCCGGGGCCGGCTGGGCCGCTCCTTCCAGTCCCCCCGGGGCTGCGGGCTGTATCTGACCGCCCTTCTCCGCCCCCAGCTCCCCCCCATAGAGGTGGTGGACTTCACCGCCTGGGTGGCAGTGGCTGTATGCGATGGCATCCAGGCCGCCTGCGGCGTCCGCCCCAGGATCAAGTGGACCAACGACATCGTGCTGGAAGGGAAAAAGCTGTGCGGTATTCTCACCGAGATGGGGCTGGAGAACGAGATCAACGCCCTCCAGTATCTGGTCACCGGCATTGGCGTGAATGTCAACCAGCGCCCCGAGGACTTCAGCCCCGACGTGCGGCCCATCGCAGCCTCCCTCTTCAATGTCCTGGGCCGCCCGGTGCGCCGCTCCGAGCTGGCGGTCCAGATCATCCGGGCTCTGGACCGGATGTACTCCGCCTTTCCCCAGGGCAAGGCGGACTATCTGGCCCGGTACCGGGCCGACTGCCTCACGCCGGGCAATCGGGTACAGCTCATCACCCCCGCCTCCCGCACCGAGGCCACCGCTCTGTCCATCGACGACGAGTTCCGTCTGGTGGTGGAGTACGATGACGGCCGCCGGGAGGCCCTCTCCGCGGGAGAGGTGTCCGTCCGCGGGATGTACGGATATGTGTAA
- a CDS encoding sporulation protein YabP, with the protein MAYEENMPRMEGAHHVILEGREQLSVSGVEEVESFDENTIIMTTVKGTLVVRGEDLHIEKLSLDGGDLRVEGVVDSLSYEDDSRERGGFFARLLR; encoded by the coding sequence ATGGCGTATGAAGAGAACATGCCCAGGATGGAGGGGGCACACCATGTCATTCTGGAGGGGCGGGAACAGCTGTCCGTCTCCGGCGTGGAGGAGGTGGAGAGCTTCGATGAAAACACCATCATCATGACCACAGTGAAGGGGACCCTGGTGGTCCGGGGGGAGGATCTGCACATCGAGAAGCTCTCTCTGGACGGGGGAGACCTGCGGGTGGAGGGCGTGGTCGATTCCCTATCCTATGAGGACGACAGCCGGGAGCGGGGCGGATTCTTCGCCCGTCTGCTGCGCTGA
- a CDS encoding ribosomal subunit interface protein produces the protein MKFVFTDKKVNLPAVIHRYAEKKVGKLDRFFKEDATAAVTFSIERDRNRVEVTIRSGGTIFRASESTSDMHASIDAAVATLERQIRKNKTRLEKRLRQGAFERSVDEEISTFVPDGPEEGEYNLVRSKRFPIKPMTRDEAILQMNLLGHSFFAFRDEDADGAFAVVYCRNDGDYGLIEDEA, from the coding sequence ATGAAGTTTGTGTTTACGGACAAAAAGGTGAACCTGCCCGCCGTGATTCATCGGTACGCGGAGAAAAAGGTGGGGAAGCTGGACCGTTTCTTTAAAGAGGACGCCACCGCAGCTGTCACATTCAGCATCGAGAGGGACCGGAACAGAGTGGAGGTCACCATCCGGTCTGGCGGCACCATCTTCCGCGCGTCGGAGAGCACCTCCGACATGCACGCATCCATTGACGCCGCTGTGGCCACGCTGGAGCGCCAGATCCGCAAAAATAAGACCCGGCTGGAGAAGCGGCTGCGCCAGGGGGCTTTTGAGCGCAGCGTGGATGAGGAGATCTCCACTTTTGTGCCCGACGGGCCGGAGGAGGGGGAGTACAACCTGGTCCGCAGCAAGCGCTTTCCCATCAAGCCCATGACCCGGGACGAGGCCATCCTTCAGATGAATCTGCTGGGCCACAGCTTCTTCGCTTTCCGGGACGAGGATGCGGACGGTGCTTTCGCGGTGGTCTACTGCCGCAATGACGGAGATTACGGCCTGATCGAAGACGAGGCCTGA
- a CDS encoding Zn-dependent dipeptidase microsomal dipeptidase, with amino-acid sequence MNPKALIDLHCDTLTDCRPTPAGNPDTLDDPERVLSLSAMPEDVHWAQFYAVFIPDEYRGQAAIDYFEQNRENFFRQMKKFSQRAAPCRTYADMKRAWAGNQTAAFLTIENGSALAGDLSRVQVLADQGVRAVTLVWNGENEIGSGHTTDHGLSAFGKAVIPELERCGILVDVSHLNDPGFYDLLEVAQKPFLATHSNARAVCGHRRNLTDEMIREMVDRDCLIGLNYFVKFLRDEGRVESLDDLYRHVSHFLELGAAKNLALGSDFDGADLPDYLNSPAKAAGIYEYLLSRGIGQELADGIMFGNASRFFQTHLT; translated from the coding sequence ATGAATCCCAAAGCGCTGATCGATCTGCACTGTGACACGCTGACAGACTGCCGGCCCACCCCTGCGGGGAATCCGGACACGCTGGACGACCCGGAGCGGGTGCTGTCCCTGTCCGCCATGCCGGAGGATGTGCACTGGGCTCAGTTTTATGCGGTCTTTATTCCCGATGAGTATCGGGGACAGGCGGCCATCGACTATTTTGAGCAGAACCGGGAGAACTTTTTTCGCCAGATGAAGAAGTTTTCTCAGCGGGCAGCCCCCTGCCGCACCTATGCGGACATGAAGCGGGCATGGGCCGGAAATCAGACAGCGGCCTTTCTCACCATCGAGAACGGATCGGCGCTGGCCGGAGACCTGAGCCGCGTCCAGGTGCTGGCAGACCAGGGGGTGCGGGCGGTGACGCTGGTGTGGAACGGCGAGAATGAGATCGGCTCGGGCCACACCACGGACCACGGGCTGTCCGCCTTCGGAAAAGCGGTGATCCCAGAGCTGGAGCGATGCGGCATCCTGGTGGACGTGTCTCACCTCAACGACCCGGGCTTCTATGATCTGCTGGAGGTGGCCCAAAAGCCCTTTCTGGCCACCCATTCCAACGCCAGGGCGGTGTGCGGCCACAGACGCAACCTCACAGACGAGATGATTCGGGAGATGGTGGACCGGGACTGTCTGATCGGCCTGAACTACTTTGTGAAATTCCTGCGGGACGAGGGCAGGGTGGAGAGCTTGGATGACCTGTACCGCCATGTGTCCCACTTCCTGGAGCTGGGGGCGGCCAAAAACCTGGCCCTGGGCTCCGACTTTGACGGGGCCGACTTGCCGGACTACCTGAACAGCCCGGCCAAGGCGGCGGGGATCTATGAGTATCTGCTGTCCCGGGGTATCGGCCAGGAACTGGCCGACGGGATCATGTTCGGCAACGCCAGCCGCTTTTTCCAGACCCATTTGACGTAA
- a CDS encoding ATP-dependent DNA helicase RecG — MEGLDDLEFLSEYREDNRIEAKRAQGGLPHSLWETYSAFANTLGGVILLGVAEAKDGSLYSVPLLDPEELVEEFWSIVQDPKLVSANVLRTEDVRLMRSGRNTVVAIFVPRADFRQRPVYLGSDPYRGTYYRCGEGDRRSPRHEVEAMLQDRGND; from the coding sequence ATGGAAGGGCTGGATGATCTGGAATTTTTGTCAGAGTACCGGGAGGACAACCGTATCGAGGCCAAGCGGGCCCAGGGCGGCCTGCCCCACAGCCTCTGGGAGACCTACTCCGCTTTCGCTAACACCCTGGGCGGGGTGATCCTGCTGGGGGTGGCGGAGGCGAAGGACGGCTCCCTGTATTCGGTGCCACTCCTGGACCCGGAGGAGCTGGTGGAGGAGTTCTGGTCCATCGTGCAGGACCCCAAGCTGGTCAGCGCCAACGTGCTCCGGACGGAAGACGTGCGGCTGATGCGGAGCGGGCGGAACACGGTGGTGGCCATCTTTGTGCCCAGGGCAGATTTCCGCCAGCGGCCGGTGTATCTGGGCTCCGACCCCTATCGGGGCACCTACTACCGCTGTGGGGAAGGGGACCGCCGCAGCCCCCGGCACGAGGTGGAGGCCATGCTCCAAGACCGGGGAAACGACTGA
- a CDS encoding transcriptional regulator spoVT, translated as MKATGIVRRIDDLGRVVIPKEIRRTMRIREGDPLEIYTDRDGGVIFKKYSLMGGVSEFAGQLCETIGRTAGKIAVITDRDNCVAVTGAPRREIQDKQISPELERLMEGRQIYQHKPGAETIPLCADGTAFHVGTAAPILSEGDVLGCVIFAEDGESQSPDEIDYKLAQAAAAFLGKHMES; from the coding sequence ATGAAAGCCACTGGAATCGTACGGCGCATCGATGACTTGGGCCGGGTGGTCATCCCCAAGGAGATCCGCCGCACGATGCGTATTCGGGAAGGTGACCCGCTGGAAATCTACACGGACCGGGACGGCGGGGTCATCTTCAAAAAGTATTCCCTCATGGGGGGCGTGTCCGAGTTCGCCGGCCAGCTGTGTGAGACCATCGGCCGCACCGCCGGCAAGATCGCAGTCATCACCGATCGGGACAACTGCGTGGCCGTCACCGGCGCCCCCAGGCGTGAGATCCAAGACAAGCAGATCTCCCCTGAGCTGGAGCGGCTGATGGAGGGCCGTCAGATCTATCAGCACAAGCCGGGAGCCGAGACCATTCCCCTCTGCGCCGACGGGACCGCGTTCCATGTGGGCACTGCCGCCCCCATCCTGTCCGAGGGCGATGTGCTGGGCTGCGTCATCTTTGCGGAGGACGGGGAGAGCCAGTCTCCCGACGAGATCGACTACAAGCTGGCCCAGGCGGCGGCCGCCTTCCTGGGAAAACACATGGAGAGCTGA
- a CDS encoding peptide M56 family, whose translation MNRFLLDLAALSLGGGAVVLLLLLAARLTRGRYAARWRCTAWLLLSLRLAVPFPLLPHMGPAEAPVQLTVPSNPVVFTYSPPVSQPPAASSRPAQSQAAPSRSEPVQNAVQPEAPAESGGFSLSLAQLLLILWLLGAAGVLLWNVGCHLRFCRWLRRWGREAEETPLLARYRALGDQMGLRRLPRLVLCPSLPAPMLAGLLRPVILLPEPLPQSAPLECALRHELTHFRRRDIPLKALVLWVKALHWFNPLMWLMARAVEQDTELACDDSTLHALPGDQRSAYGRSILQAVSAVQNRKEEDQS comes from the coding sequence ATGAACCGATTTCTCCTTGATCTGGCCGCCCTCTCCCTGGGCGGCGGGGCAGTGGTCCTGCTCCTGCTGCTGGCTGCCCGTCTCACCCGGGGCCGCTACGCCGCCCGGTGGCGCTGTACTGCCTGGCTGCTCCTCTCCCTGCGGCTGGCTGTCCCCTTCCCCCTGCTCCCCCATATGGGGCCGGCCGAGGCACCAGTCCAGCTGACCGTCCCCTCCAACCCGGTGGTCTTCACCTATTCGCCGCCTGTCTCCCAGCCCCCGGCGGCCTCCAGCCGCCCAGCCCAGTCCCAGGCCGCGCCCTCCCGGTCTGAGCCGGTCCAGAATGCCGTCCAGCCGGAGGCCCCGGCGGAATCAGGAGGATTTTCCCTCTCCCTCGCCCAGCTCCTCCTGATCCTGTGGCTGCTGGGCGCGGCGGGGGTCCTCCTGTGGAATGTGGGCTGTCACCTCAGGTTCTGCCGCTGGCTCCGCCGCTGGGGCCGGGAGGCTGAGGAGACTCCCCTGCTGGCGCGGTACCGGGCGCTGGGGGACCAGATGGGCCTGCGCCGTCTGCCCAGGCTGGTCCTCTGCCCCTCTCTGCCCGCCCCCATGCTGGCCGGTCTGCTCCGCCCTGTGATCCTTCTACCGGAGCCCCTCCCCCAGAGCGCCCCTCTGGAGTGCGCCCTGCGCCACGAGCTGACCCACTTCCGCCGCCGAGACATCCCCCTGAAGGCCCTGGTGCTCTGGGTAAAGGCCCTGCACTGGTTCAATCCGCTGATGTGGCTCATGGCCCGGGCGGTGGAGCAGGACACAGAGCTGGCCTGTGACGACAGCACCCTGCACGCGCTGCCCGGGGACCAGCGTTCTGCCTACGGCCGTTCCATCCTTCAGGCCGTCAGCGCCGTCCAAAACAGAAAGGAGGAGGACCAGTCTTGA
- a CDS encoding metal dependent phosphohydrolase, with the protein MNVTFEMVRSSPEIRTYITQADASLTALGFTEHSFAHVTKCAEVAARILTQLGYTPKEVELARIAAYMHDIGNVVNRHDHALSGATMAFRILDKMGMEPPDVAAVITAIGHHDDSTAYPVNAIAAALILADKTDVRRSRVRNKDMSTFDIHDRVNYSVERSEVLLDLPGRTVTLSLSINTEVCAVMDYFEIFLQRMLLSRKAAETLDLKFRLEINGQILL; encoded by the coding sequence ATGAATGTTACCTTTGAGATGGTGAGGAGTTCTCCGGAGATCCGCACCTACATCACCCAGGCGGACGCCTCGCTCACGGCGCTGGGCTTTACGGAGCACTCCTTCGCCCACGTGACCAAGTGCGCCGAGGTGGCCGCCCGCATCCTGACCCAGCTGGGCTACACCCCGAAAGAGGTGGAGCTGGCCAGGATCGCCGCCTACATGCACGACATCGGCAACGTGGTCAACCGCCACGACCACGCCCTCAGCGGGGCCACCATGGCCTTCCGCATCCTGGACAAGATGGGGATGGAGCCCCCCGACGTGGCCGCCGTCATCACTGCCATCGGCCACCACGACGACTCCACCGCCTACCCGGTGAACGCCATCGCCGCCGCCCTGATCCTGGCCGACAAGACCGATGTGCGCCGCAGCCGGGTGCGGAACAAGGACATGTCCACCTTTGACATCCACGACCGGGTGAACTACTCCGTGGAGCGCTCCGAGGTGCTGCTGGACCTGCCGGGACGGACCGTGACTCTCTCCCTCTCCATCAACACGGAGGTGTGCGCCGTCATGGACTATTTTGAGATCTTTCTCCAGCGGATGCTCCTCAGCCGGAAAGCTGCCGAGACCCTGGACCTCAAATTCCGGCTGGAGATCAACGGACAGATCCTGCTTTAG
- a CDS encoding methylated-DNAprotein-cysteinemethyltransferase, with translation MVARIPAGQVATYGLVAFLAGRPRASRIVGCALARAPEGLPCHRVLYRDGGLSPADVFGGTGIQRLLLEGEGVPFLPDGRVDLSRCLWDGGEERSTL, from the coding sequence GTGGTGGCCCGCATCCCGGCAGGACAGGTGGCCACCTATGGTCTGGTAGCCTTTCTGGCCGGCCGGCCCAGGGCCAGCCGCATCGTGGGCTGCGCCTTGGCCCGGGCACCGGAGGGCCTGCCCTGTCATCGAGTCCTGTACCGGGATGGGGGCCTCAGCCCCGCGGACGTGTTCGGCGGAACGGGCATCCAGCGCCTGCTGCTGGAAGGAGAGGGCGTCCCCTTCCTGCCCGATGGCAGGGTGGACCTGTCCCGTTGCCTGTGGGACGGCGGAGAAGAAAGGAGCACCCTATGA
- a CDS encoding transcriptional regulator TetR family has translation MPKVAYSEEDRERIRAALVTEALERMARQGIQHTTVEQIYKAVGISRTFFYSFFPTKEDLIVETLYLQQPRILAYAERLMADPALTWREGVRQFLHACCYGEKNGIAVLTIEEQQLIFRRLSADNCRVFREKQARLFGKILECFGVRADRDRVELFTNLSLTAMIVRRAIPESLPLFVPEAADATVAFQIDAIVDRLERLKEQGS, from the coding sequence GTGCCAAAGGTGGCCTATTCTGAGGAGGACCGGGAGCGGATCAGGGCGGCACTGGTCACTGAGGCGCTGGAGCGGATGGCCAGGCAGGGCATCCAGCATACCACGGTGGAGCAGATCTACAAAGCGGTGGGCATTTCCCGTACCTTTTTCTATTCATTTTTTCCGACGAAAGAGGACCTGATCGTGGAGACCCTCTATCTCCAGCAACCCAGGATACTGGCCTACGCGGAGCGGCTGATGGCAGATCCGGCACTGACCTGGCGGGAGGGGGTCCGGCAGTTCCTCCATGCATGCTGCTATGGTGAGAAAAACGGCATCGCTGTTTTGACCATTGAGGAGCAGCAGCTGATCTTCCGGCGCCTGTCAGCGGACAACTGCCGCGTGTTCCGGGAGAAGCAGGCCCGCCTGTTCGGGAAGATCCTGGAGTGCTTTGGGGTCCGGGCAGACCGGGACCGGGTGGAGCTGTTCACAAACCTGAGCCTGACGGCCATGATCGTGCGCCGGGCTATCCCGGAAAGTCTGCCGCTGTTCGTGCCGGAGGCCGCTGATGCGACGGTGGCCTTCCAGATCGACGCCATCGTGGACCGCCTGGAGCGCCTGAAGGAGCAGGGATCCTGA